From Bicyclus anynana chromosome 11, ilBicAnyn1.1, whole genome shotgun sequence:
TGTATAACTTGTGAATAAAGTTATTACtaagaaaataaagtattttgttattatattttaaagcgGCTAAGGTTTCTgtttgatatgacctctgcctttgattccggagggtgtgggttcgaatccggaccggggcattcacctccagcttttcagttgtgtgcattttaagaaattaaatattacgtgtctcaaacggtgaaggaaaacatcgtgaggaaacctgcataccagagattcgtcttaattctctgcgtgtgtgaagtctgccaatccgcattgggccagcgtggcctaacccttttcagtctgagaggagactcgagctcagcagtgagccaaatatgggttgataatgatgaaggtttctgtttgtcgccgatggCTTTTTGGGTTGAATATGTCAAATAGAGACTTGAGTGGGTCTGCTAGTTGCTTTATGTGAGACTAGCCGATGCCCCTGTGGTTTCAACCGTGTAATTACCGTTCCCAAAGAAATgtcgggataaaatataaccaatgCTACTCGTTGAAGATGTAACtctctaatggtgaaagaatttttataatcggttGAGTACTTTTTGAGATAAGTCAAGTAACAAACtcacaaaaaaatcaaactacTCATTTTACAATGTAACTACCAGAATCGCCgcaatttcataaaaaaaaaatttatgggAACGGAAACTTGCCGTAATAATACGTGAATAAAATACCCATGTTAATCTTTGACAATGCAGCTTACTATTGGAGaaagagtttttataatcggtttagtagtttcggagtttATTCGTAACAAACTTACTAAacaacaaaaatcaaatctcacttctttataatattggtttagATAGTTAAGATAAAGTTAGGTCTGAAAACCAAACAGTCTGCGGAAAACTTAAGCCTGTTGTACTGATGTTATCTTAATAAAAGCTTTTCGCgtaatttcatgaaaaaagAGAAAACCACAAATATATGAAGATCGGTAATTACAAGTCGCAGCAACTTGTATAGGCTTTAAATAGTATGTAAGGGAAAAAATATCTTggaattaaatatttagtaatattaaagatagatatagataataataataattattattttgatatatcTTGAAGGGATTACGCAGCATTTTCGCTGAAAGCTCTCagctgatttaatttttttcgacaCTTTGAACAATTTATCAACATATTTCAACcgatttacacaaaaccttgacaaattattattaaaccgaTATACATATTTGTGAGCCTGTGGTCCGATCcaaagaacatagaaaacgcaaAATAATTCCGTGGTCCTATATTTGGACTGTGATGGCTTTGGAAAGTAGTAATTTCAAGACTTCAACCGTACAAGTATAaagcgttttatttttatactagcggacgcccgcgactttgtcagcgtggaatttattttatctcaaatccctcgggaaataATACCCTACGTgctaatccagactataatctatctctacttcaaatttcaggtgattcggttcagtagccgacgcgtgaaagagtaacaaacatttatacaccaaaatcatcaggttttggCAAATCTCGGCAATCCATTCCAGATTTTTCGGAATAAACAGTAgcttaagtgttaatccagagtatttattaccgttccaaatttcagccaaattgcttcagtagtagcagtgtcaaagagtaacaaacatccatacaaactttcgcgtttataatattagtaggattttcgTCAGGTGAATATTAGAAATCGCCAGTCGGTAAGCTACGGAAACCCTTCGAAAccaccattatttttttaaagagatcTATGGATCTCTACCGAAGAGTTGCTACGAAAATAATCTGCAGACTAAAGGAATGATATCCcgcataaaattaaatcattcaGTTTGGGATTTGGACCCTTCAAACTTTTCAAAGCCATCCCAGGGCCAAACTCCATATttgactaccgtacttacctaagGTAGCACAGATCGTACCTAAGATACCTAAGTATATGCTAGATACCTATGGTAGAAGCGTGAGCctttctaataaattaataatgatagTAGTCATGGAGCTACGTTtcgaaatttttatatcatgCTGTTCCTGTTAGTTTCgagaatttataaaatgtataatattctaggggtgtaagggggaggctagactagtcagtctccccaactgccaacctcacctgctcgtggtgcaccctacagatggaccgacgaggctctggcgaccgacgaatggcggtatatccactCCCACAAGCTAGATttcgaaatgcctcaggccagtgtcgggcagcagtgacaccggcgcgagtaatctagcactgcgctgaccaacccgcatgcccagcgtggtcagtactgggcaaaacttagtATGGTctacaaaaacataacacagcccctagtccccggcagccccgctattcctggctctggcagcggttacggtaacggcagggcaaggggtgttaagaatctccggcagagattccgctgccaaccccgacgactagacctggcaacatacaacgcacgcactttgaggtccgacgaaaaggtcatcgagctggaagaagttatgagcaagttgcactgggatgtcataggattgtctgtaatatatattattataatatattaaaatattctaaaaatcgTCAATTTCTGTAAAGAAAAATCAGAATTCAGTTGTAGGTATGTGATTTCACTTTAAGAATCAACTCAGGGgtgtttttagaaaaaaatgtgCGCATAAGCTTAAATGCCCTCATTCGCCAAGTTCTGAAGAATAGTAAATCTATTATAGAGAAATCAGATGTTAAGATTGAATAAAAAGGTTCAGGAGAAATTAGGACGACAATTCTGCTTTCCACTTTGATAATAAGGACTGTAAGTTAACATCGCATATTTCAGCTTCCGACACCAACTAGAGCGAATGCATTGAGTAAGTAGTAGTTAAAATATGATGGCGAAGTAATATAGATAAGTCAATATAAGTTAATGAGTGTCTGTAACAGAATAAATAGCTTTAAACCTACTAGTCGTTTACCGAAAAtaacttttttgtgttttttgtgaGCTATGGTCATTTAAACCCGAAACttcataacataatattttatgtataaaataaataatacaggtatgatataaaaaacaactgttcattttcattcattcacaTTTATTCACATGCCTATTTACATAGGTATATTACATAAAAGCTCAAATAAATTATCGAGTGCTTGCCTGTTTCGTGGTATCACAGTCCATATACACGCGAGGTCATTGACctctaataaaaaatcttaaagtaaaaaaaaaactatatgcaatgataaaataaatgaaaataattatctaattaCAGCTAAAGTTAAGCATAGAATTTACGCAAAATAACAGAGTAAAATAAAGCCTTAATGACGTCTATAGATTATAAGTTAATACTAAGAAAACAGTACTGAAACGTGTTAAAACGTATCTACTGGCAACCCTTAATACattaagtttttattacctTACacgtaataaagtatttttgacgaagaaaaaaataataataaaaaaacgaaaatgaataaaaataacataaacacgaattgagaacctccttttttgaaatcggttaaaaagaggaAGAAACTGAAGGTCTTTAATGCATGAGTAATGCAAGGATTGGATTGGAAGGATAAGGATTAAGGGACAGACAGGGTGGAGGGATGCCTATATGACCTCAGTTTGaaaattgaacaaaaaaaacatcCTGCATCGAGACACGCGGCCGCGTTTCAGCCAATTTTAAGCGAATCGGTGAAGCAGCCTCTGTAGTTACATAATGACTAACTTAGCAGATACTAAAGTTATTATATGAAGTATTTATGGCTGTATAACCTTACAACTAAATCCGAATACAATCTACATTTCAACAACGGTTCAGCAGCAGTTCTTAGTGATATCGTGGTTAATGAGATCAATAGTGGTATCCGTTTGCACCGTTTCCTCCAGATCCGCTGCCGCCGCCGCCACCGCCGAATCTTCCGCTACCGCTGCCGCCGCCGCTACCGCCTCCGCTGCCGCTACCAGAGCCGCCGAACGAGCCTTCGTTGTACGATCCCTCTCCACTGAAAATAAGTTGAATAATGTTACTTGAGGGTTTTTTCAGTTTCACTTCTTCGATTTTTATCTCTTCAACTTCAATAGAGTATCTAGGGCCTTTGTTTGAATATTTGATTTTGGTTTTAAGTCTGTTAAAGGTCAAAGACACACACCACTAACGTAGTGGAGATATTACCGCAGAATACTGTGTGTGCTGACTGACAGAATGCTGTGACTTTCTACTGACAACTTGAGTAACACAAATTCAGTATTTACCGGCCCAAACAAGGACTCGAGGAAGGTATTCCTTAAATTTGTAAAACTTCTTAGTGTCGTCGCAAATAGGAGCCACGCTACAACTACATACGCCACCAAAAGCTagaagcggcgttttgtggcgTGTGGCGGCCATCATCCGGCCGTGTACGGCAAAGCCATATAAATCACATACGCCATCAAAAGCTAGAAGTGGCGTTTTATGGCATCATTGTCACCGGCTGTGTGCGGCAAAGCCACAGTAACAGCCAAAAAGTATGTAAACTGTAGGAAAAAGGTCGTGGCGACAATTGTGACTTACAATATAGTAAGCAAATGCAACTTACGAAGACGGGTTGCGCCTATTGAACTCAAGTGACTGTAGGATTGCATCAGGGATGGGAGGAGGAGTGGGAAGGTGGTCGCCGACGGGATGGAAGCCGTTCTCATCAGCAGTGTAGGTCAGCGAGATCTGCTGCCCGTCGGGCGTGCGGTAGGAGAAGGCACCCTCAGCTGTGACGGCAGGACCTTCGGGACCTTGGGCACGTGGGGCACCACTTTCTTGGGCTGATATGCCATTGCCAGTTTCGtagctgtaaataaaaaaagtagtattaagaaacaatggggatgatgaggtttgaatatattgattttcatgataTATTCAGATAAttaaggtcatcatcatcatcattatcagccgatggaggtcttcttgcatggacttgaGCTTttaatgtcctcggtccaccttgtGCTGTCGACTAACGCTGCGGTTTCTGGTGCGGGGGTCGCCAtatcagcaccttgggaccccaacgtctatccaTTGCctcttcaacttcgcgactcgctgagctatgtgagTGACTTTAGTTTgtcagcggatctcctcatttctgattcgatcacgcactccaagcatagctcactccatcgcccactgagtgatTTTGAAAcctctaataaggcccataataGTTAGCGACCCagtctcggatccataggtCATCGCCGGCAAcgcgcactgttcgaagatttaCGTCTGACATAAAAACCTAAAAGGGTTGGGCTAGTTGGGGTTGGTTGGGAGTTTGTTCTATTCCATTAGATTTGAAAATTATGTAAGTCATCGAAACCTACTTCTGAAATGTAATTATGCAATCTTAGTACGAACATGTTGGTACTATTTTCGATTAGGTGCAATAATTCTCTTATATTGGGTAAGTACTAAGTAACTGTTGCGAAATGGAATATATTGGTTCGTGACCAACGCGCTATAATATCCAAGCCCTAAGCACTACGCAGGTCTAAGCGGGTCAAAAGATCAGGTGGATTCGTATATCTGTTTTAAATTGAGACGGAAGGAATGTTTTAATTCACGCAGCTTCTTTATCACCTCTATTTATACATTGTTATCgaaattttctttcatttatttctaagcATATTTTACAGGCACTTTAGGAACGTCAATTTGTAAATACCCTACCAcgggttcggaaggcaggttatTTATAGCTAAGGCTAATTCGATAATTGTAAATGGTTGAACTCAGAACCCCGCAGCAAACTCCTGTTTTTATAGCAACGAAACAAACAGATGGATGGATAATTCTATAATGATTAGGGTGATCACGTTTGATTCTATAATGagtagggtgataatgtttgattctgtaatgaatagggtgataatgtttgattctaTAAATCACTTTATGATCTTAATAAAAGTGATCGAGACTGATAGCTACTCGGAGGCACGGGGACTTAATACCAGAAACTTTCCATCTCTAGCCAGCTACCGAGCATTTTttgtaagaaagaaaagctcaataattTCATAGTCCGATcaaggactcaaacccaggacctcaagaTCACGAAGCCTCATCGGCTaaatggaccaacgaggcaagcTCTACTGCATACGAGTAGGTTTGTCGAAAACGCAGTGTTACAACAGAAGTTGTTAAACCTTAACTTGGTCAAAGACAAGTCactatcaaaatttattttaattggccttagtttacaagctctttggAAACGTAAGGTAATGTTACGGGATAATGATATTGTCGTCGTgtgttaaagttaaaattacgagggtccCAAATGCGCCTCGGTCAAAGTTACCAACAAATATGTTGTTTGAAGAACTTATATTAGAGcaaattaaatagatatttataatGGCAGTTCAAACTGTCTGTAGAGCGGACTCTAATTGGGTCACTTAAATGCTCGCAGCGTGATCGCCTAACAAGCAAAGGGACAAACCACGACATTCAACTTTCAAATGTTGGTACTTGATGCACAATGCCCTATTGTGATCGAGGGAGTGGCGAAATAATTAATATC
This genomic window contains:
- the LOC112051515 gene encoding pupal cuticle protein 20-like, which encodes MTPVTLILLSALISLASCGRLEPQYLPPRLGGGNGGLGGAGGSGGGGGGNAGLGGGSFGGGSGNFGGGSSSGGANVPILRYENENNGDGTYKFSYETGNGISAQESGAPRAQGPEGPAVTAEGAFSYRTPDGQQISLTYTADENGFHPVGDHLPTPPPIPDAILQSLEFNRRNPSSGEGSYNEGSFGGSGSGSGGGSGGGSGSGRFGGGGGGSGSGGNGANGYHY